A window of Chitinophaga sp. MM2321 contains these coding sequences:
- a CDS encoding AAA domain-containing protein → MDYFKKLLDLLKKEREEDQQSYLKLTETTTVSQRRANGLTWYPIAIRGSEVGRGDYLTVEVERTTHQDIAHQLRFGVSAVLFSNHDPKKDRVEGTITYQGGNRLKITLRTEELPEWANDGKLGIDLLFDDNSYDEMQNAVKQAAVLHEKAEEGRLIKILTGEKSPSFQTDIPAFTNQKLNASQQAAVNKILSANDLAIVHGPPGTGKTTTLVQAIKALIKQEHQQILVVAPSNTAVDLLSEKLSDEGLNVLRVGNPARVSERLMSLTMDSKMAEHAQMKEIKKLKKQANEFRNMAHKYKRSFGKAEREQRKALFDEAHKIMKEVGNTEQYIIDDLVAKAQVITATLVGANHYTVRNVKYKTVVIDEAGQALEPASWIPVIKAQKVILAGDHCQLSPTVKSEAAARNGLSTTLLEKCVALHPEAVVLLEEQYRMNEMIMGYSAAIFYGDKLKAHASVAQHLLFSTDTPLAFIDTAGCGFEEKSEGTSTTNPEEAAFLFKHLTQLVTELGSHYQPKDFPTIAIISPYKQQIHILKEQLLHSPVLLAYGDKIAVNTIDSFQGQERDIVYISMTRSNTEGKIGFLSDIRRMNVAMTRARKKLVVIGDSGTLSRLPFYADFITYTEHKDAYKSAWEFVDN, encoded by the coding sequence ATGGATTATTTCAAAAAGCTACTGGATTTACTGAAGAAAGAGCGGGAAGAGGACCAGCAATCTTACCTGAAACTAACCGAAACCACCACTGTATCGCAGCGAAGGGCCAATGGCCTCACCTGGTATCCTATTGCCATCAGGGGTTCGGAAGTGGGCCGGGGAGACTATCTCACAGTAGAAGTGGAGCGTACCACGCACCAGGATATTGCTCATCAACTCCGTTTTGGCGTATCAGCAGTGCTTTTTTCCAACCATGATCCAAAAAAAGACCGCGTAGAAGGCACCATTACTTACCAGGGTGGCAACCGGCTTAAAATTACCTTACGCACCGAAGAATTGCCTGAATGGGCCAATGACGGAAAGTTAGGGATCGATCTGCTTTTTGATGACAACAGTTATGATGAAATGCAGAACGCCGTAAAACAGGCTGCCGTTCTCCACGAAAAAGCGGAAGAAGGCCGCCTGATAAAAATCCTGACAGGTGAAAAATCTCCCTCCTTTCAAACTGATATTCCTGCTTTTACAAATCAAAAATTAAATGCTTCGCAACAGGCGGCGGTAAATAAAATTTTGTCGGCCAATGACCTGGCTATTGTACACGGCCCTCCCGGTACCGGCAAAACCACTACCCTGGTGCAGGCCATCAAAGCCCTCATCAAACAGGAGCATCAGCAAATACTGGTAGTAGCGCCCAGTAATACCGCTGTTGACCTGCTGAGTGAAAAGTTATCGGATGAAGGACTCAATGTACTGCGTGTAGGCAATCCTGCACGGGTGTCGGAGCGGCTGATGTCATTGACGATGGATAGTAAAATGGCCGAGCATGCGCAGATGAAAGAAATCAAAAAGCTGAAGAAACAGGCCAACGAATTCAGGAATATGGCGCATAAATACAAACGCAGTTTTGGGAAAGCCGAACGCGAACAGCGCAAAGCCCTCTTTGATGAAGCGCATAAGATCATGAAAGAAGTAGGCAACACCGAACAATATATTATTGATGACCTGGTAGCCAAAGCACAGGTGATCACCGCCACACTCGTAGGCGCCAACCATTACACCGTGCGTAATGTCAAATATAAAACAGTGGTCATCGATGAAGCCGGACAGGCGCTTGAACCAGCCAGCTGGATTCCTGTTATAAAAGCGCAGAAAGTAATTTTAGCCGGCGATCATTGCCAGCTGTCGCCTACCGTAAAGTCGGAAGCAGCAGCCCGTAACGGATTAAGCACCACCCTCCTCGAAAAGTGTGTGGCCCTTCATCCGGAAGCCGTTGTTTTGCTGGAAGAACAATACCGCATGAACGAAATGATCATGGGTTATTCTGCTGCCATATTTTATGGAGATAAATTAAAAGCACATGCTTCCGTAGCACAGCATCTGTTATTTTCAACAGACACGCCCCTCGCTTTTATAGATACCGCCGGCTGTGGCTTTGAAGAAAAATCTGAAGGCACCAGCACCACCAATCCGGAAGAAGCCGCATTTCTATTCAAACATTTAACGCAGCTTGTGACGGAACTGGGTAGCCATTATCAACCAAAAGATTTTCCTACGATCGCTATTATCTCTCCCTACAAACAACAAATTCATATACTGAAGGAGCAGCTGTTACATTCACCGGTGCTACTGGCTTATGGAGATAAAATAGCGGTCAATACGATTGATAGTTTTCAGGGACAGGAGCGCGATATTGTATACATCAGCATGACGCGCAGCAATACAGAAGGCAAGATCGGCTTCCTCTCCGATATCCGCCGCATGAATGTAGCGATGACAAGGGCGCGGAAAAAGCTGGTGGTGATCGGTGATAGCGGCACCCTATCGCGCTTGCCGTTTTACGCTGATTTTATTACTTATACGGAGCATAAAGATGCTTATAAAAGTGCCTGGGAATTTGTAGATAATTAA